A stretch of Mya arenaria isolate MELC-2E11 chromosome 14, ASM2691426v1 DNA encodes these proteins:
- the LOC128216574 gene encoding uncharacterized protein LOC128216574 isoform X3, translated as MAWFQVMEDIGGEVATLLQINCFRSYSTERVFSSTAKVKVTARGTAAVVNMTWTEYKRQQFTTSHEGTTRLDAQIGCAVDGGTIVTDENYWQAKYSPLVKFMFLNGVRETWVGKLFTVTEKECVKVNSTFFLSNKETNVKTMQTCAIQCSEYNYFAFQHSKCYCLDGSHGVPTLPRHCTYLCPGSPGKKCGGPSTLTVYSSELCGQTYVDYYGSFSFTKSGKNECNWTISVASHVSVNVSVVMGTSLESCRNHNLSIFTPTALIADSRQSLCKTGNIKISGLGPVFIHLTTDSTTSTTVVYVRWYTNTTSNSTLTTENGDVYTSKSPKHIDTTADVSKSPKHIDTTADVSKSTIFINSTEDAGEDEQDEQSDENKIALYVPVTITLCVIVAVAIFIAICLRRKRKQKKAKGKVDEHSYSNTTTEHQAINSLQSHTERELGEYTALYKPQGSVANAKSLD; from the exons ATGGCATGGTTCCAGGTTATGGAAGACATTGGCGGTGAAGTAGCCACGTTGTTACAGATCAATTGTTTTAGGTCATATTCGACCGAGCGTGTGTTTTCGTCGACCGCGAAGGTGAAGGTTACGGCAAGGGGAACTGCCGCTGTAGTGAATATGACTTGGACAG AATATAAAAGACAGCAGTTCACCACTTCGCATGAGGGCACCACGCGGCTGGATGCGCAGATCGGTTGCGCGGTAGATGGTGGTACCATTGTAACGGATGAGAATTACTGGCAGGCTAAATACAGCCCATTGGTCAAGTTTATGTTTCTAAACGGAGTGAGGGAGACCTGGGTGGGAAAACTTTTCACTGTAACTGAGAAAG AGTGCGTAAAGGTCAATAGCACTTTTTTCTTAAGTAACAAGGAAACCAATGTGAAGACGATGCAAACATGTGCTATACAATGCTCAGAATACAACTACTTCGCTTTCCAA CATTCAAAATGCTACTGTTTGGATGGCAGCCATGGGGTCCCTACCTTGCCGAGACATTGTACATACCTTTGTCCTGGCAGCCCTGGGAAAAAATGTGGAGGGCCGAGCACTCTTACGGTCTACAGTTCAG AATTATGTGGGCAAACGTATGTAGACTACTATGGTTCCTTTAGTTTTACGAAGTCAGGTAAGAACGAATGTAACTGGACAATCAGTGTGGCGTCTCACGTGTCTGTGAACGTGAGTGTTGTCATGGGCACTTCTCTCGAAAGCTGTCGCAATCACAATCTTAGT ATCTTTACTCCAACCGCTTTGATCGCTGATTCAAGGCAGTCGCTATGTAAGactggaaatatcaaaatctccGGGCTGGGTCCAGTCTTCATCCACTTAACGACAGATAGCACAACATCAACCACAGTGGTATACGTCCGATGGTATACAAATACTACAAGCAACAGTACGCTAACAACTG aaaatggagATGTTTATACAAGTAAGTCACCGAAACATATCGATACGACGGCAGACGTCAGTAAGTCACCGAAACATATCGATACGACGGCAGACGTTAGCAAATCAACGATATTTATCAATTCGACGGAAGACGCGGGCGAGGATGAGCAGGATGAGCAATCCG ATGAAAACAAGATTGCTTTGTATGTCCCGGTCACTATTACTTTGTGCGTTATTGTTGCCGTCGCCATCTTCATAGCGATATGCCTAAG GCGAAAACGTAAACAGAAGAAAGCCAAAGGAAAGGTTGACGAACACAGTTATTCAAACACAACAACTGAACATCAAGCCATTAACTCGTTACAAAGCCATACTGAACGTGAACTGGGGGAATATACAGCGCTTTATAAACCACAAGGATCTGTGGCTAACGCGAAAAGCCTAGACTAA
- the LOC128216574 gene encoding uncharacterized protein LOC128216574 isoform X1: MAWFQVMEDIGGEVATLLQINCFRSYSTERVFSSTAKVKVTARGTAAVVNMTWTEYKRQQFTTSHEGTTRLDAQIGCAVDGGTIVTDENYWQAKYSPLVKFMFLNGVRETWVGKLFTVTEKECVKVNSTFFLSNKETNVKTMQTCAIQCSEYNYFAFQHSKCYCLDGSHGVPTLPRHCTYLCPGSPGKKCGGPSTLTVYSSDAATTCPLLGYDSNGYLTSTNANCSTTQRYICQKELCGQTYVDYYGSFSFTKSGKNECNWTISVASHVSVNVSVVMGTSLESCRNHNLSIFTPTALIADSRQSLCKTGNIKISGLGPVFIHLTTDSTTSTTVVYVRWYTNTTSNSTLTTENGDVYTSKSPKHIDTTADVSKSPKHIDTTADVSKSTIFINSTEDAGEDEQDEQSDENKIALYVPVTITLCVIVAVAIFIAICLRRKRKQKKAKGKVDEHSYSNTTTEHQAINSLQSHTERELGEYTALYKPQGSVANAKSLD, encoded by the exons ATGGCATGGTTCCAGGTTATGGAAGACATTGGCGGTGAAGTAGCCACGTTGTTACAGATCAATTGTTTTAGGTCATATTCGACCGAGCGTGTGTTTTCGTCGACCGCGAAGGTGAAGGTTACGGCAAGGGGAACTGCCGCTGTAGTGAATATGACTTGGACAG AATATAAAAGACAGCAGTTCACCACTTCGCATGAGGGCACCACGCGGCTGGATGCGCAGATCGGTTGCGCGGTAGATGGTGGTACCATTGTAACGGATGAGAATTACTGGCAGGCTAAATACAGCCCATTGGTCAAGTTTATGTTTCTAAACGGAGTGAGGGAGACCTGGGTGGGAAAACTTTTCACTGTAACTGAGAAAG AGTGCGTAAAGGTCAATAGCACTTTTTTCTTAAGTAACAAGGAAACCAATGTGAAGACGATGCAAACATGTGCTATACAATGCTCAGAATACAACTACTTCGCTTTCCAA CATTCAAAATGCTACTGTTTGGATGGCAGCCATGGGGTCCCTACCTTGCCGAGACATTGTACATACCTTTGTCCTGGCAGCCCTGGGAAAAAATGTGGAGGGCCGAGCACTCTTACGGTCTACAGTTCAG ATGCAGCCACTACCTGTCCGCTCCTAGGATATGATTCCAATGGTTATTTGACCTCCACAAATGCCAACTGCTCAACGACACAAAGATACATTTGTCAAAAAG AATTATGTGGGCAAACGTATGTAGACTACTATGGTTCCTTTAGTTTTACGAAGTCAGGTAAGAACGAATGTAACTGGACAATCAGTGTGGCGTCTCACGTGTCTGTGAACGTGAGTGTTGTCATGGGCACTTCTCTCGAAAGCTGTCGCAATCACAATCTTAGT ATCTTTACTCCAACCGCTTTGATCGCTGATTCAAGGCAGTCGCTATGTAAGactggaaatatcaaaatctccGGGCTGGGTCCAGTCTTCATCCACTTAACGACAGATAGCACAACATCAACCACAGTGGTATACGTCCGATGGTATACAAATACTACAAGCAACAGTACGCTAACAACTG aaaatggagATGTTTATACAAGTAAGTCACCGAAACATATCGATACGACGGCAGACGTCAGTAAGTCACCGAAACATATCGATACGACGGCAGACGTTAGCAAATCAACGATATTTATCAATTCGACGGAAGACGCGGGCGAGGATGAGCAGGATGAGCAATCCG ATGAAAACAAGATTGCTTTGTATGTCCCGGTCACTATTACTTTGTGCGTTATTGTTGCCGTCGCCATCTTCATAGCGATATGCCTAAG GCGAAAACGTAAACAGAAGAAAGCCAAAGGAAAGGTTGACGAACACAGTTATTCAAACACAACAACTGAACATCAAGCCATTAACTCGTTACAAAGCCATACTGAACGTGAACTGGGGGAATATACAGCGCTTTATAAACCACAAGGATCTGTGGCTAACGCGAAAAGCCTAGACTAA